The Candidatus Parcubacteria bacterium genome contains a region encoding:
- a CDS encoding YebC/PmpR family DNA-binding transcriptional regulator, with product MSGHSHFSSIKHKKAITDAKRGKIFSKIARQILIAVREKGNDPETNSGLRLVVEKAKSVNMPKDNIERAIKRGTGELEEEKLEEVIYEAYGPSGIAIIIEAITDNKNRSLGEIRQILNQANGKLAGEGSVKWMFERKGAITVNNEQKTMNKEDLELKVIEAGADDIYWHNSLLDIYTKPEDLEKVKKNIEAQNIEIESASLDWVAKEEIKLEEKDKQKTEKLFELLDENEAVQEIYSNLKT from the coding sequence CGCCAAACGCGGTAAAATTTTCTCTAAAATAGCCAGGCAGATTCTGATTGCTGTTAGAGAAAAAGGAAACGACCCGGAAACCAACTCTGGCTTGCGCTTAGTTGTTGAAAAAGCTAAGTCAGTGAATATGCCAAAAGATAATATAGAAAGAGCGATAAAAAGAGGAACTGGAGAATTAGAAGAAGAAAAACTGGAAGAAGTAATTTATGAAGCATACGGACCCTCTGGAATAGCTATTATTATTGAAGCAATTACTGATAATAAAAACAGGTCGTTGGGAGAGATTAGACAAATTTTAAATCAGGCAAACGGCAAGCTGGCTGGAGAAGGCTCAGTTAAATGGATGTTTGAGAGGAAAGGAGCTATCACAGTAAACAATGAGCAGAAAACAATGAACAAAGAAGATTTAGAGCTAAAAGTAATAGAGGCAGGAGCAGATGATATTTACTGGCATAATTCTCTTTTAGATATTTATACAAAGCCAGAGGATTTAGAAAAAGTTAAAAAAAATATTGAAGCGCAAAACATTGAAATTGAATCTGCGTCATTGGACTGGGTAGCAAAAGAGGAAATTAAATTAGAAGAAAAAGATAAACAAAAAACAGAAAAATTATTTGAACTGTTAGACGAAAACGAAGCGGTTCAAGAAATTTATTCTAATCTTAAAACATAA